The proteins below come from a single Dasypus novemcinctus isolate mDasNov1 chromosome 22, mDasNov1.1.hap2, whole genome shotgun sequence genomic window:
- the LOC139437275 gene encoding saoe class I histocompatibility antigen, A alpha chain-like: MAPGTLLLLLSGALALTPTRAGSHSLRYFSTIVSRPERGDTHYLAVGYVDDTQGVRFDSDAESPRLEPRAPWVEQEGPEYWGEQTRRAKANAQTSRVYLRNLRGYYNHSEAGSHTLQRMYGCDVSPDGRLLRGYIQFAYDGADFIALNEDLRSWTAADTAAQITRRKWEEEGVAQDEKAYLEDRCVQWLQRFLESGRETLLRKDPPRTHVTRHPFSDREITLRCWALGFYPAEITLTWQRDGEDQTQDMEFVETRPAGDGTFQKWAAVVVPSGEEERYTCHVQHEGLPEPLTLRWEPPSWPPILIVGIVAALVILGVSVVAAVLIWRRKSSGRGGAGLRFLVQGGFQPR, translated from the exons ATGGCTCCGGGGAccctcctcctgctgctctcGGGGGCCCTGGCCCTGACCCCGACCCGGGCGG GCTCCCACTCCCTCAGGTATTTCAGCACCATCGTGTCCCGGCCCGAGCGCGGGGACACCCACTACCTCGCCGTGGGCTACGTGGACGACACGCAGGGCGTGCGGTTCGACAGCGACGCGGAGAGTCCGAGGTTGGAGCCGCGGGCGCCGTGGGTGGAGCAGGAGGGGCCCGAGTACTGGGGGGAGCAGACGCGGAGGGCCAAGGCGAACGCGCAGACCTCCAGGGTGTATCTGCGGAATCTGCGCGGCTACTACAACCACAGCGAGGCCG GGTCTCACACCCTCCAGAGGATGTATGGCTGTGACGTGAGCCCCGACGGGCGCCTCCTGCGCGGGTACATTCAGTTCGCCTACGACGGAGCCGACTTCATCGCCCTCAACGAGGACCTGCGCTCCTGGACGGCGGCGGACACGGCGGCTCAGATCACCCGGCGcaagtgggaggaggagggggttgCGCAGGATGAGAAAGCCTACCTGGAGGACAGGTGTGTGCAGTGGCTGCAGAGATTCCTGGAAAGCGGGAGGGAGACGCTGCTGCGCAAAG ATCCCCCAAGGACACACGTGACTCGCCACCCCTTCTCTGACCGTGAGATCACCCtgaggtgctgggccctgggcttctACCCAGCGGAGATCACGCTGACCTGGCAGCGGGACGGGGAGGACCAGACCCAGGACATGGAGTTTGTGGAGACCAGGCCTGCAGGGGACGGAACCTTCCAGAAGTGGGCGGCTGTGGTGGTGCcttctggggaggaagagagatacaCATGCCATGTGCAGCACGAGGGGCTGCCCGAGCCCCTCACCCTGAGATGGG AGCCGCCTTCCTGGCCCCCCATTCTCATCGTGGGAATCGTGGCTGCCCTGGTCATCCTTGGAGTGTCCGTGGTGGCTGCTGTTCTGATCTGGAGGAGGAAGAGCTCAGGTAGGGGAGGGGCGGGTCTGAGGTTTCTTGTCCAGGGGGGTTTCCAGCCCAGGTAG